GAGTGACAAAGCCTTTTTCTCTAAAGGCATCTATGGTTACAGTGTCATGTTCTGAAGAGTATTTGACTGCATTGGAGATAAGATTTCTCAGAATGGTTTCGACCATATTCTTATCAGCATATACTTTAATCCTGGAATTTATTTTTATATCTACGGAAATCTTTTTCATCGAAAACAAGGGAGAAAGATATTCAGCCGTAGCACATGTAATATCTTTAATTGTAAAGGATTCAGGTCTGTAAGCAAGCTCATTCATTTGTAGCTTAGCCCATTTTAAAAGTACATCTAGCAGATTTTGAATTTTTACCAGACTTTTGTGGAGAAAGAAAATGGTTTCTGATTCATCTTCATTGACGTGATTCTGATCTTTTAGAAATGTTGATAATACGAGGGCAGAATTAATTGGCCCACGTAAATCATGACTAACGATTGAGAAAAATCTGTTTTTACTTTCGTTTAATGTTGCCAATTCGTTTTTAAGTCTTTGCTGAAGTTTATATTCCCTGTAAAAAATATAGACAATCATCAGAGAGGTGATCAAGGCAGATATCCCAGAAAATATAATGGCAATGCTTATTAATTTTAAAGTGGATGCTGCATGGATCTGCTTATTATATAAAACTTTTTTCTCCTGATACTCTACCAGTTTTTTTTCTTCCGTAATTTTGATCTTAAGTTCAGCTGCATAGGAGAGCTTTTCATAGGTAAGTCTTTGACGGCCTTTTCTGATCGCATCTTTGTCTATTAGTCGGCCAATTTCTTTTCTTCTTTGTTCAAAAAGCTCCTCAATAAGTTTTATTCTTTTGGATGCAGGAGGATTGGCATTTACCAGAGCCTTTAGTATGGCTATTTCGGCTTTTGTCTTTCTGGCGTTGTCTTCATATTCATACAAAAAGTGAATATTTGAAGAAAGAATATATCCTCTCAGGTTGCCCTCTGTCTCAGCAAGCAACAGTACAAGGTTGTCCAGGTGATTGATGACAGTATAGGATGCCCCAACAGACCTGAATTCTTCCTTGATTTTTTGAGAATATATGATAGAGTAAATGGATGCGGCTGCAAGAACTACTAACAATAGACCCAGTATAGGAAAAAGGATTTTAAGTTTTACAGAATCCTTCATATTAAATTCCCCTCAACTACAAAAATATGCTTATTGTACGGGATTTAGCTAACGTATGTTTTGGGGCTTTATTTCAGATATTCATCTGTAATGTTCTGAAGTTCTTTCAGTTGCTGTTTGTCGAGACTTTTTAAGAAATCTGGCAATTTGTCAGACTTCAATCTTACTTGAAAAAAGAATACAGCGTCCTGAATTACTTTTATATGGTCAAAAGCGAGTAAGGGTAGGTCGAAAAGGGAAAACCATTTTACGTTTTTTGCATCGTCTCCGGCATTCAGAGTTACTTTATTTGTAATTAAAGTTGTATAAGCAATGGATATGGTTCTGCCTCTTGGATCTCTGTTCACATCCGTATATGTGCCTGTTTGTTCCATTTCATTTACTGCCAGACTAGTTTCTTCAAGTAGTTCTCTTCTTGCGCATTCCAGGCCGTCCTCATTCATTTCAAGGAATCCACCTGGAAGTGCCCAACAGTTTTTATATGGGTCATGTTTCCTCTCAATTAATAAAAGACCCAATGTTCCTGATTCCAGCTTAAAAATGACAGAGTCAGTAGTTACAGCTG
The Sporocytophaga myxococcoides DSM 11118 genome window above contains:
- a CDS encoding NUDIX domain-containing protein, translating into METIITKDKFCYDYPRAAVTTDSVIFKLESGTLGLLLIERKHDPYKNCWALPGGFLEMNEDGLECARRELLEETSLAVNEMEQTGTYTDVNRDPRGRTISIAYTTLITNKVTLNAGDDAKNVKWFSLFDLPLLAFDHIKVIQDAVFFFQVRLKSDKLPDFLKSLDKQQLKELQNITDEYLK
- a CDS encoding ATP-binding protein, whose product is MKDSVKLKILFPILGLLLVVLAAASIYSIIYSQKIKEEFRSVGASYTVINHLDNLVLLLAETEGNLRGYILSSNIHFLYEYEDNARKTKAEIAILKALVNANPPASKRIKLIEELFEQRRKEIGRLIDKDAIRKGRQRLTYEKLSYAAELKIKITEEKKLVEYQEKKVLYNKQIHAASTLKLISIAIIFSGISALITSLMIVYIFYREYKLQQRLKNELATLNESKNRFFSIVSHDLRGPINSALVLSTFLKDQNHVNEDESETIFFLHKSLVKIQNLLDVLLKWAKLQMNELAYRPESFTIKDITCATAEYLSPLFSMKKISVDIKINSRIKVYADKNMVETILRNLISNAVKYSSEHDTVTIDAFREKGFVTLFVKDNGIGISKDLLPKLFSIDQKYSTKGTAGEEGTGLGLKLCKEFVEKNGGKIWVEKNESKGTTFLFTLPASY